A genome region from Setaria italica strain Yugu1 chromosome III, Setaria_italica_v2.0, whole genome shotgun sequence includes the following:
- the LOC101786945 gene encoding cytochrome P450 71A1 gives MALPQLDSSLALFLLFVASCYIIVRRLRSGRSNGDPVLPPSPPGLPIIGNMHQLGRGHHHRKLQALAQQHGEIFLLWLGSVPALVVSSASMAEEVLKNQDHVFCGRPQQHTARGILYDCRDVGFSPYGERWRQLRRIAVVHLLSVKRVDSMRVLREEEVASLVARISAAGALEGDRGKLRAVNMSELIVSLTYTVISKAAFGNKLGGMDPGSFRAMMKEVTGLLEMIAVSDMFPRLRWVDWAMGLDARIKRTASKLDDVLERTLQEHEKKPKNDDEAADLLDDLLSVVKEGGERLNLDRIDVKGLILDLFIGGIDTTSKAIEWAMVYLIKNPREMAKVQAEVRQIAGAQGVLEEQLLRMSRLQAALKEAMRLHPPVPLLIPRETIQDTKLHGYDIPAKTRVIINAWAIGRDKESWENPEQFLPDRFMHTSIDYNGKDFRFIPFSAGRRGCPGIAFATRLAELALANLLYHFDWELPEGQNVESFEVMESSGISPVLKYPLTLVANPLQA, from the exons ATGGCTCTGCCTCAGCTCGACTCCAGCCTAGCCCTCTTCCTGCTTTTCGTGGCTTCATGTTACATCATTGTTAGACGCCTTCGATCAGGCCGCAGCAATGGCGACCCAGTACTGCCGCCTTCGCCTCCGGGGCTGCCAATCATCGGCAACATGCACCAGCTTGGTCGGGGACACCACCACCGGAAGCTGCAGGCGCTTGCGCAGCAGCACGGCGAGATCTTTCTCCTCTGGCTAGGCTCCGTGCCTGCTCTCGTGGTCTCCTCGGCCTCCATGGCCGAGGAGGTGCTCAAGAACCAGGACCACGTCTTCTGCGGCCGTCCGCAGCAGCACACGGCCCGAGGCATCCTTTATGACTGCAGGGATGTCGGCTTCAGCCCCtacggcgagcggtggcgccaGCTTCGCCGCATCGCCGTCGTGCACCTCCTCAGCGTGAAGCGGGTGGACTCCATGCGTGTGctccgggaggaggaggtcgcaTCGTTGGTGGCTCGGATCAGCGCGGCAGGGGCCTTGGAGGGTGACAGGGGCAAACTCCGAGCGGTCAACATGAGCGAGCTCATCGTAAGCTTAACCTATACTGTCATCTCAAAGGCAGCCTTCGGGAACAAGCTCGGTGGCATGGATCCCGGGAGTTTCCGTGCAATGATGAAGGAGGTCACTGGTCTGCTTGAAATGATCGCGGTGAGCGACATGTTCCCTCGACTACGGTGGGTGGACTGGGCGATGGGGCTCGACGCAAGGATAAAGAGAACGGCAAGCAAGCTTGATGACGTTCTCGAGAGAACACTCCAGGAGCATGAGAAGAAGCCCAAAAatgatgatgaggctgctgATCTCCTTGACGACTTGCTCTCCGTGGTCAAGGAGGGCGGTGAGAGGCTTAACCTGGATAGGATTGATGTAAAGGGGCTCATCTTG GACCTTTTTATAGGAGGTATCGATACAACATCCAAGGCGATAGAGTGGGCAATGGTCTATCTAATCAAGAACCCAAGAGAAATGGCCAAAGTGCAAGCCGAGGTGAGGCAAATTGCAGGGGCACAAGGAGTCCTAGAGGAGCAGCTGTTGAGAATGAGCAGACTGCAGGCAGCCCTGAAAGAAGCCATGCGGTTACATCCACCAGTGCCACTGCTTATCCCCCGTGAAACAATCCAGGACACTAAGCTCCACGGGTACGACATCCCTGCCAAGACTCGGGTCATCATCAACGCATGGGCAATTGGAAGGGACAAGGAATCTTGGGAGAACCCTGAGCAGTTCCTGCCAGACAGGTTCATGCACACGTCCATCGACTATAATGGCAAGGACTTTCGGTTCATACCATTCAGCGCTGGGAGGAGGGGATGCCCTGGCATTGCATTCGCAACGCGCCTTGCAGAGCTTGCACTGGCTAATTTGCTGTACCATTTTGATTGGGAGCTACCGGAGGGCCAGAATGTCGAGTCATTCGAGGTCATGGAGTCTAGTGGCATATCTCCTGTTCTGAAGTATCCCTTGACCCTTGTCGCAAATCCCCTGCAAGCATGA